The Thermotoga neapolitana DSM 4359 sequence GTACATCATGTTCGCATTCTCGAAGAAAGGACAGGAACTGTTAGAAAAAGCCGGTTACGTGGCTGCTTACGGTTGGTAAGGAGGGATTCACTCTGAACAGAGAGGTAGCGAATTTCTTCAGAAAATCTGTGATATTCGTCTTTTCCATCATTGGTATCCTCGCTCTTTTTCTTCTTGTGTTCTTTCTTGTGAAGGAGGCCTGGCCCGCCCTCGTGAAAGTCGGGGGCGAGCTTTTCACGAGTGTCTACTGGTACCCAACGGCAGATCCACCGGAGTACGGAATGCTCGCCATGATCGCGGGAACGCTTCTTTTGACGGCATTCTCTTCTGCCATTCTTCTTCCCCTCGGTTATCTGGTAGCGTTCTTTCTCCACACGTACGCCAGAGATCTCGAAAAAAGCCTTGTAAGGACCACGGTGGAGTTCCTTGCTGGAACTCCTTCTGTGATCATAGGGCTTTTTGTTCTGTTCTACATCGCACCCATTCTGCTACACTTCGACATCTGGTCCACAGAGAATTTCCTTCTGGCCTCCATCGGTCTTGTTCTCACAGCACTTCCCTACACGGTTTCACTCTCACTGGAAGCGCTCGACTCTGTTGACATAGCCCTCGAGGAAAGTGCGCTCGCTCTCGGTGCCACCCGTTTCACAACAACTTTAAGGGTGACCACA is a genomic window containing:
- a CDS encoding PstC family ABC transporter permease, whose amino-acid sequence is MIFVFSIIGILALFLLVFFLVKEAWPALVKVGGELFTSVYWYPTADPPEYGMLAMIAGTLLLTAFSSAILLPLGYLVAFFLHTYARDLEKSLVRTTVEFLAGTPSVIIGLFVLFYIAPILLHFDIWSTENFLLASIGLVLTALPYTVSLSLEALDSVDIALEESALALGATRFTTTLRVTTRAALPGILNAFVLTVNRVVGETMIVLMVGGGAAIIPRSLFDPVKPLTAAIASEIGEVAVGSMHYHVLFAAGFILLVLSLVLTGLSRYISRRQTG